In one window of Drosophila innubila isolate TH190305 chromosome 2L unlocalized genomic scaffold, UK_Dinn_1.0 4_B_2L, whole genome shotgun sequence DNA:
- the LOC117781147 gene encoding LOW QUALITY PROTEIN: protein phosphatase PHLPP-like protein (The sequence of the model RefSeq protein was modified relative to this genomic sequence to represent the inferred CDS: inserted 1 base in 1 codon; deleted 2 bases in 1 codon), with amino-acid sequence MLKAVQKSCEQNKFKLKLTASNGNDKNNKENNSEIDINTSEVSDVLDIKRESIVAQKLEGQPYDSPPLKKLSLKGNQLCGSILIGNYNYLTQLEVCENEMEVLDLSSLAQLETLKCSRNKLIELIINGTNLQTLIADHNCLQSISISKSVPLKLLQVDISHNYLSELPQWIGGCVSLTSLSAAHNHLSQVKDLLRDCRIRCLQELNLAYNGLQQLDCLPESFCSLRQLQLQSNELQRLPDNFFAVTNSQLNKLNASCNRLSALPRYEQNNNAALLELSLTANQLNDNIFDALLHAGKLKVLRLAHNRIGVLPAECVRNWPNLEILVLSGNMLQQLPEQMATLGQLKVLRCCNNLLLSTPQLAKLSKLKILDLAHNHLDRINLLSLVPSRNLKYLDLSGNLQLQVDEQQLKMCQTQSQRVWSLVDVSGNNRAALPTSNRKLPSDMLKQLHKTKTSPWSMGFAETPGELRKLLVTQLRAGHLNGTTDESLFGMFESNGDARIAHQMAHLLPGLLKHEQTLKEMNSSEYMKYTLLTAQRQCGGCLRSALIFHLMRLPSKVRALKSKRYVLHMASLGYFDAYLVRRTTHLRLTQPETQLDTNKRLQVHSLTDPQLLQVNLSNDDEYLVLGNEHLWSVMDIGRAAREIRKEENALLAAKRLLEIAQSFGAKENLSVIVVRFSHLSTDVDHLIRELKQSVRKKPTLISPQPQSVSVSKRTCCDRSNACRHRTLNQELLAGRSSPSGQSNSDLLAEDVTAKDEFILAHARVLQEEQQLEMLDETESVLSEEQFKCWEYMLEQNTQLLFDKELNTISKSFTKQRMPTDGNDLKSNLIRNVTNKFISSSTPQLPQSQPHPLPLAPIAAFQQMKQPSTDHFXSLRSFHQSHNYRYNLFDGNVRDAYAKLGGGPHAAYFGSLQRRMPCNFEYDFPATQERDHNILDEEEIEADGYTEHESRMRKYWGVATTEL; translated from the exons ATGCTTAAGGCCGTACAGAAATCGTGCgagcaaaacaaattcaaattaaaactaactGCCAGTAATGGCaatgacaaaaacaataaagagaACAACAGCGAGATCGACATCAACACCTCTGAAGTGTCCGATGTACTGGACATTAAACGGGAATCCATCGTAGCCCAAAAGCTAGAAGGCCAACCATATGACAGTCCCCCATTGAAGAAACTCAGTCTGAAAGGCAACCAACTTTGTGGCAGCATTTTAATTGGCAACTACAAT TACTTGACACAGTTGGAGGTGTGCGAAAACGAAATGGAGGTTTTGGATCTCAGTTCTCTCGCTCAGTTGGAGACATTAAAGTGCAGTCGCAACAAGCTAATTGAGCTTATCATCAATGGGACCAATCTACAGACTCTTATAGCGGATCACAACT GTTTACAGAGCATCTCCATATCGAAGAGTGTACCCCTGAAACTGTTGCAGGTAGACATCTCGCACAATTACCTGAGCGAGCTTCCCCAATGGATTGGGGGATGTGTGTCATTGACTTCACTCTCCGCCGCCCACAATCATTTGAGCCAGGTTAAGGATCTGCTGCGTGATTGTCGCATTAGGTGTTTGCAGGAATTGAATTTGGCCTACAATGGATTGCAACAACTCGACTGCTTGCCCGAGTCATTCTGTAGCTTaaggcagttgcagttgcaaagcAACGAGCTGCAACGTTTGCCGGATAACTTTTTTGCCGTAACGAATTCGCAGCTGAACAAGTTGAATGCCTCATGCAATCGATTGTCGGCGCTGCCGCGTTACGAGCAGAACAATAATGCTGCATTGCTGGAACTCTCACTGACGGCAAATCAATTGAACGATAACATATTTGATGCACTGTTACATGCTGGGAAATTAAAAGTTCTGCGCTTGGCCCACAATCGAATTGGAGTTCTGCCCGCCGAGTGTGTTCGTAATTGGCCCAATTTGGAGATTTTGGTACTATcgggcaacatgttgcaacaACTGCCCGAACAGATGGCGACATTGGGCCAACTGAAGGTGCTACGCTGTTGCAACAATCTACTGTTGAGCACTCCACAGTTGGCTAAGTTGTCGAAACTGAAGATTTTGGATTTGGCCCACAATCATTTGGACCGCATTAATTTGTTATCTTTGGTGCCGTCGCGTAATCTCAAGTATTTGGATCTGTcgggcaacttgcaacttcaGGTGGATGAGCAACAGTTGAAAATGTGCCAGACGCAGAGTCAACGTGTCTGGAGCTTGGTCGATGTCTCGGGCAATAATCGTGCCGCCTTGCCCACCAGCAACCGGAAACTACCCTCAGACATGTTAAAGCAattgcataaaacaaaaacaagtccCTGGTCCATGGGATTTGCCGAGACGCCAGGTGAGCTGCGTAAGCTGTTGGTTACCCAACTGCGAGCTGGTCATTTGAATGGCACCACCGATGAATCACTTTTCGGCATGTTCGAGTCGAATGGAGATGCTCGCATTGCCCATCAAATGGCACACCTGTTGCCCGGTCTGTTGAAGCATGAGCAGACCCTCAAGGAGATGAACAGCAGCGAGTACATGAAGTACACACTGTTAACGGCACAGCGTCAATGCGGCGGTTGCCTTCGCAGCGCCTTAATCTTCCATCTGATGCGACTTCCCTCCAAGGTGAGGGCTCTTAAGTCAAAGCGTTATGTTCTCCACATGGCGAGCCTGGGATATTTTGATGCATATCTTGTTCGGAGAACAACCCACCTTCGATTAACCCAGCCCGAAACTCAGCTGGACACTAACAAACGCCTTCAAGTCCATTCACTAACAGATCCACAGTTGCTACAG GTAAATCTTAGCAACGATGACGAGTACTTAGTGTTGGGCAACGAGCATTTATGGTCCGTTATGGACATTGGCCGGGCAGCAAGGGAGATACGGAAGGAGGAGAATGCACTGCTTGCGGCGAAGCGACTGCTTGAAATAGCACAGAGCTTCGGGGCCAAAGAGAATCTGAGTGTGATCGTTGTGCGCTTCAGTCACCTGAGCACAGATGTGGATCATTTGATACGGGAGCTCAAGCAGAGTGTGCGTAAAAAGCCCACATTAATATCGCCGCAACCACAGAGTGTATCGGTGAGTAAACGCACCTGTTGCGATCGCAGCAATGCGTGTCGACATCGCACATTGAATCAAGAGCTGCTGGCTGGACGCTCCTCACCCAGTGGCCAGAGTAATTCCGATTTGTTGGCCGAAGATGTGACT GCCAAGGATGAGTTCATATTGGCCCATGCTCGTGTTCTGCAGGAGGAGCAACAGCTGGAAATGCTGGACGAGACTGAATCCGTGCTGTCGGAGGAGCAATTCAAATGTTGGGAATACATGCTTGAGCAAAACACACAACTCCTGTTCGACAAGGAGCTGAATACCATCTCGAAATCATTCACCAAGCAGCGAATGCCAACCGATGGCAACGATCTTAAGTCAAATCTCATACGAAATGTCACTAACAAATTTATCTCGAGCAGCACACCACAGCTGCCCCAAAGCCAGCCCCATCCCCTGCCCCTGGCACCCATTGCTGCCTTCCAGCAGATGAAACAACCCTCCACTGACCATT GCAGCTTGCGATCCTTCCACCAATCCCATAACTATAGATATAATCTCTTCGATGGCAATGTCCGAGATGCCTATGCCAAGCTGGGAGGTGGTCCTCATGCCGCCTACTTCGGCTCTCTGCAGCGCCGAATGCCCTGCAATTTCGAGTACGACTTTCCGGCCACACAGGAGCGGGACCACAACATTCTAGATGAGGAGGAAATCGAGGCGGATGGTTACACGGAGCATGAAAGTCGCATGCGGAAATATTGGGGTGTGGCTACCACAGAGTTATAA
- the LOC117781346 gene encoding probable 26S proteasome non-ATPase regulatory subunit 3: MTKTAETTDVEMEVDATVETLADEKKNQDLAAVQEIREQIRQIEKSVASKESRFILRVLRNMPNTRRKLNGVVFRNLAQSIYPVGADREAALALTPELEKDATELPDVVKKQVATKAPIAEVDAYYYLLLLVKLIDASDLKRAGTCADALMSKISIQNRRTLDLIGAKSYFYYSRVAELNNALEGIRAFLHARLRTATLRNDFEGQAVLLNCLLRNYLHYALYDQADKLVKKSVYPESASNNEWARFLYYLGRIKAAKLEYSDAHKHLVQALRKSPQHAAIGFRQTVQKLIIVVELLLGNIPERVVFRQAGLRQSLGPYFQLTQAVRLGNLKRFGDVVSQFGPKFQMDHTFTLIIRLRHNVIKTAIRSIGLSYSRISPKDIAKRLMLDSAEDAEFIVSKAIRDGVIEATLDPAQNYMRSKESTDIYSTREPQLAFHERISFCLNLHNQSVKAMRYPPKSYGKDLESAEERREREQQDLELAKEMAEDDEDGF; this comes from the exons ATGACAAAAACAGCAGAAACAACCGACGTCGAGATGGAGGTGGATGCCACGGTGGAAACCTTGGCGGACGAGAAAAAGAATCAAGATCTGGCCGCTGTTCAGGAGATACGCGAGCAAATTCGTCAGATTGAAAAGTCGGTCGCATCCAAAGAATCGCg CTTTATATTGCGTGTGCTGCGTAACATGCCAAACACACGGCGTAAACTGAACGGCGTCGTATTCCGCAATCTGGCGCAGAGTATTTATCCAGTTGGTGCTGATCGAGAGGCGGCTTTGGCGCTCACTCCCGAGCTGGAGAAGGATGCCACCGAGCTGCCCGATGTGGTGAAGAAGCAAGTGGCCACAAAGGCACCAATTGCCGAAGTGgatgcatattattatttgctccTGTTGGTCAAGTTAATCGACGCCAGCGATTTGAAGCGCGCTGGAACGTGCGCCGATGCATTGATGTCCAAAATATCCATACAGAATCGTCGCACATTGGATCTGATCGGCGCCAAATCGTATTTCTACTATTCGCGTGTCGCGGAGCTCAACAATGCCCTGGAAGGCATTCGCGCCTTCCTCCACGCCCGCCTCCGCACTGCAACGCTTAGGAACGACTTTGAGGGACAGGCAGTTCTCCTGAATTGTCTGCTGCGCAACTATTTGCACTATGCACTGTACGATCAGGCGGATAAATTGGTCAAGAAGTCGGTGTATCCGGAATCAGCTAGCAATAATGAATGGGCGCGCTTTTTGTACTATTTGGGACGCATTAAGGCGGCCAAATTGGAGTACAGCGATGCACATAAGCATCTCGTGCAGGCACTGCGTAAATCACCACAACATGCCGCCATCGGATTCCGCCAGACCGTGCAGAAACTGATCATTGTCGTTGAACTGCTGCTCGGCAATATTCCGGAACGTGTTGTGTTTCGGCAGGCAGGATTACGTCAATCCCTGGGGCCATACTTCCAGCTTACCCAGGCTGTACGACTGGGCAATCTAAAGCGCTTCGGAGATGTCGTGTCGCAGTTCGGACCCAAGTTCCAAATGGATCACACCTTTACGCTAATTATTCGCTTGCGTCACAATGTCATCAAGACTGCAATTCGTTCCATTGGCCTGTCCTATTCTCGAATTTCGCCAAAGGACATTGCCAAGCGTTTGATGCTCGATTCGGCGGAGGATGCCGAGTTCATTGTATCCAAGGCCATACGCGATGGTGTAATTGAGGCAACCTTGGATCCCGCCCAGAATTACATGCGCAGCAAGGAGAGCACTGATATTTATAGCACACGCGAGCCGCAGTTGGCTTTTCATGAGCGCATATCCTTTTGCTTAAACCTACACAATCAGAGCGTTAAGGCCATGCGTTATCCTCCCAAGTCATACGGCAAGGATCTGGAGAGCGCCGAGGAGAGACGCGAAAGGGAACAACAGGACTTGGAGCTGGCTAAGGAAATGGCTGAGGATGACGAGGATGGTTTCTAA
- the LOC117780698 gene encoding mediator of RNA polymerase II transcription subunit 15, with amino-acid sequence MICPKDVLQWFKTLESYKRIDTMCSLLDACLPFELRFLGTCLEELGRRDSPEFRGMELRANNPQDLAADMHNCQKGEPTDIKIRRKMALYLAMIRACNRSCVTEIFRTLECWGERDFSSMSDQDTLLELLLVYTMAAKHPVFSYHQHTKCVEILTKIKEVKRVTDETTQTESQPQLPQQQQPQQQLPQHPQHVLHQQQPQQPTYPHPQMMQMLPTPQVTTPMIFPQHWPKLMQSNDVDAMPHLMQSNITIPADSNAIGAAAATAWSIRGMYAAPPQQQQQHQGQQSLDHQVPPQASSPMLSSQQSSPSSSRTTSPQRERIGSAPLQQQQQQQQQMRSSLSQRITGGVKHVRRPSVETTPPPASSSSSIGSGDANMSTQQVKHLEESISEVGGNSIGASLPSIIRNSFPRAVHQRINANAYMPSHQQQSPVGQQQQQQQSQQQHYQMNNYIKPSTIVYTMHNMHINDDGSGSMRSINSNKSAATTGSESGSSNGSCGEISPPETPTPLPMHMPIMTGYQQQQQQSQQQHQQQQQQKHHLSYKQQQQLNLQQRLNGRNGVEKSYQQIYTTSNPSDAQNLQQQQQQQALLISPSSVSTPTTTVLLQTQQQQQQQPPPTATAYNAATYPYHTASPRGPPQTLIQAHNAPPPQALHGPFRFPLAPPHNGELIYPAYHAGLAFSPVPVTATSAGAPTAVTAGQMRNSAAAVSVVSTNAVAVQTQTPTSQQQQQQLLAATAPYSTLNVCPITGVSSGITQKVISCYNCGSQTHSGRDCQEASMEDVTRSATYKLDYSTTTNAGSGIHDTTTDHKEVGNILKNATVTTPTATAAAVSTSLGK; translated from the exons ATGATTTGTCCAAAAGACGTCCTGCAGTGGTTTAAGACTCTGGAGAGCTACAAACGCATCGATACCATGTGTTCACTCCTCGATGCCTGTCTCCCCTTTGAGCTACGCTTCTTGGGCACCTGCCTTGAGGAGCTGGGACGTCGCGATTCTCCGGAATTTCGCGGAATGGAATTGCGCGCCAACAATCCACAGGATCTTGCTGCCGATATGCACAATTGTCAAAAGGGCGAACCGACCGATATCAAAATTCGACGCAAGATGGCGCTTTATTTGGCTATGATAAGAGCATGTAATCGCAGCTGTGTTACAGAAATCTTTCGTACCCTCGAATGCTGGGGCGAAAGGGATTTCTCCAGCATGAGCGATCAGGATACGTTGCTGGAGTTACTGCTTGTCTACACAATGGCTGCCAAACATCCGGTTTTCTCATATCATCAGCACACCAAGTGCGTTGAGATTTTGACCAAGATCAAGGAAGTTAAACGTGTAACAGACGAAACAACACAAACCGAGAGTCAACCACAGttgccgcaacaacaacaaccacaacagcaattgccacaacatccacaacatgtgctccatcaacaacaaccacaacaaccaacGTATCCACATCCACAAATGATGCAAATGTTGCCGACACCGCAAGTAACAACTCCAATGATATTTCCACAACATTGGCCCAAG CTGATGCAGAGCAATGACGTCGACGCTATGCCCCATCTGATGCAATCCAATATCACCATTCCAGCGGACTCAAATGCTATCGGAGCTGCCGCAGCGACCGCTTGGTCCATACGCGGCATGTATGCGGCGccaccacagcagcagcagcaacatcagggACAACAAAGCCTGGATCATCAGGTGCCGCCACAAGCCAGCTCGCCCATGTTAAGCAGCCAGCAATCATCGCCATCGAGTAGTCGCACTACGAGTCCACAACGTGAACGAATTGGGAGCGCGccattgcaacaacaacaacagcagcagcaacaaatgcgcAGCAGTTTGTCACAACGTATAACTGGAGGTGTTAAGCATGTTCGACGACCATCTGTGGAGACAACGCCACCACCAGCGTCATCGTCGTCTTCTATTGGCAGTGGAGATGCAAATATGTCTACACAGCAGGTCAAGCATTTGGAGGAG AGTATCAGCGAAGTCGGTGGTAACTCCATCGGCGCCAGCCTGCCCAGTATTATACGCAACAGTTTTCCGCGTGCGGTGCATCAGCGTATTAATGCAAATGCCTATATGCCATCACATCAGCAACAGTCGCCGGTgggtcaacagcaacagcagcagcagtcacaacagcaacattatcAGATgaacaattatataaaaccGAGCACCATTGTTTATACCATGCataatatgcatattaatGACGATGGCAGCGGTTCAATGCGAAGcataaattccaacaaaaGTGCGGCAACAACTGGCAGCGAATCGGGCAGCTCAAATGGATCATGCGGTGAGATATCGCCACCGGAAACGCCAACGCCGCTTCCCATGCACATGCCAATTATGACGGGctatcagcaacagcagcagcagtcgcaacaacaacatcagcagcagcaacagcagaagcatCATCTTAGCTataagcaacagcagcagttgaaTCTGCAACAGCGTCTGAATGGACGTAATGGTGTGGAAAAGAGTTACCAGCAAATCTATACGACGAGCAATCCAAGTGATGCTCAGAAtttacaacagcagcaacaacaacaagcgttGCTCATAAGTCCATCATCAGTTAgcacgccaacaacaacagtgttgCTGCaaacacaacagcagcagcaacaacaaccaccgcCAACAGCCACAGCATATAATGCAGCCACATATCCATATCATACGGCTAGTCCACGTGGTCCACCACAGACATTAATCCAGGCGCATAATGCACCACCGCCGCAGGCATTGCACGGTCCCTTTCGTTTTCCATTGGCGCCACCGCACAATGGTGAATTAATCTATCCGGCATATCATGCCGGACTGGCGTTTTCCCCAGTGCCCGTGACAGCGACGTCAGCTGGTGCGCCCACAGCTGTGACGGCTGGACAAATGCGCAACTCAGCGGCTGCTGTGAGCGTGGTCAGTACGAATGCCGTTGCAGTGCAAACGCAAACGCCCacgtcacagcaacaacaacaacaattgttagcagcaacagctccgTATAGTACATTAAACGTTTGCCCCATCACCGGAGTGAGTAGCGGTATCACACAGAAAGTCATATCCTGCTATAATTGCGGATCACAGACGCACAGCGGTCGAGATTGCCAGGAGGCGTCCATGGAGGATGTGACACGCAGTGCCACCTATAAGCTGGACtacagcacaacaacaaatgccggCAGTGGCATCCATGACACCACCACGGATCACAAGGAAGTGGGCAACATTCTAAAAAATGCCACAGTGACGAcgccaacggcaacagcagctgccgtCAGCACAAGCCTTGGCAAATAG